A genomic region of Xanthomonas campestris pv. phormiicola contains the following coding sequences:
- a CDS encoding acylphosphatase, producing MGAVRFLVSGRVQGVYFRASTRERALALGLDGRALNLADGRVEVVACGEAAALEALAEWLRHGPPAARVEQVLREPWPAPVAAGFAIG from the coding sequence ATGGGTGCCGTCCGCTTCCTGGTCTCCGGCCGGGTGCAGGGCGTGTATTTCCGCGCCTCCACCCGCGAACGCGCGCTGGCGCTGGGGCTGGACGGACGCGCGCTGAACCTGGCCGACGGCCGCGTCGAGGTCGTCGCCTGCGGCGAGGCCGCGGCGCTGGAGGCGCTGGCCGAATGGCTGCGGCACGGCCCGCCGGCGGCGCGGGTCGAACAGGTGCTGCGCGAACCCTGGCCGGCGCCGGTGGCAGCGGGCTTCGCGATCGGGTGA